The following coding sequences are from one Granulicella arctica window:
- a CDS encoding ParB/RepB/Spo0J family partition protein, with amino-acid sequence MRCLVQAYSDGVQAGLDLQRRDVHPLEEARSFKGLLDLEEPRYSIEQIAAKIGKPPAYVATRLKLTELAEVVVEEFYREEIGVGHALLLAKLPLNKQEEALKACFREDWSGSSDRKAKRILLPVRNLQTWIEQNILLVLKDAPFDKKDAYLVAIAGSCVDCPKRTGHNKLLFSDLGKQDACSDPSCYQAKVDAHVANAIAAKPTLVQISTGYTKPQEGSAIVPRGKYVAIASEKPKDKEQAQRPQYKSCRFTTEAIIADGHGKGEVHKVCANPACPIHHPKKQSHNADASFKTDQERQRREAAIANTTGRRILAAIADAVPVRLMKRDLLFIAERLASLLDENRLSIVARRYGIKKAKDSDSLGKLFVAYLRRAEESVLGSVLVETTILYISIRHNPVQVLHEAAAAYKVDADAIALKVKQEFAAKKKMNAAKKPVAKTPLKAVQKAKAA; translated from the coding sequence GTGCGCTGTTTGGTGCAGGCGTACTCGGATGGGGTGCAGGCTGGATTGGACCTCCAGCGCCGCGACGTGCATCCATTGGAAGAGGCGCGGAGCTTCAAAGGGCTTCTCGACTTGGAGGAGCCCAGGTACAGCATCGAGCAGATCGCGGCGAAGATCGGGAAACCACCCGCCTACGTCGCCACACGCTTGAAGTTGACCGAGCTTGCCGAGGTTGTCGTGGAGGAGTTCTACCGCGAGGAGATCGGCGTCGGCCATGCCCTGCTACTGGCGAAGTTGCCGCTCAACAAGCAGGAAGAAGCACTCAAGGCTTGCTTCCGCGAGGACTGGAGTGGATCGAGCGACCGCAAGGCCAAGCGCATTCTCCTGCCCGTCCGCAACCTGCAAACATGGATTGAGCAGAACATCTTGCTCGTCCTCAAGGATGCTCCGTTTGACAAGAAGGACGCGTATCTTGTCGCCATCGCCGGGAGTTGTGTTGACTGCCCCAAACGGACAGGGCACAACAAGCTCTTGTTCTCTGACCTTGGCAAGCAGGACGCTTGCTCTGACCCAAGCTGCTATCAGGCGAAGGTCGACGCGCATGTAGCCAACGCCATCGCTGCCAAACCCACGCTCGTACAAATCAGCACGGGCTATACGAAGCCCCAGGAGGGGAGTGCCATCGTGCCGCGTGGCAAGTACGTCGCCATCGCGTCCGAGAAGCCGAAGGACAAGGAACAGGCACAACGGCCCCAGTACAAGAGTTGCAGGTTCACCACCGAGGCCATCATCGCGGACGGCCACGGCAAGGGCGAAGTCCACAAGGTCTGCGCCAATCCCGCTTGCCCCATCCATCACCCGAAGAAGCAGTCGCACAACGCGGATGCTTCCTTCAAAACCGATCAGGAAAGGCAGCGCCGGGAGGCGGCGATTGCCAACACCACTGGCCGTCGTATTCTCGCCGCCATCGCCGATGCCGTCCCGGTGCGGTTGATGAAACGCGATCTGCTCTTTATTGCGGAACGGCTGGCGTCCTTGCTGGACGAAAACCGGCTGTCCATCGTCGCCCGCAGGTACGGCATCAAGAAGGCTAAAGACAGCGACTCTCTCGGGAAGCTGTTTGTTGCCTATCTCCGCCGCGCCGAGGAGAGCGTGCTGGGTAGCGTGTTGGTCGAAACCACCATCCTCTATATAAGCATACGGCACAATCCGGTTCAGGTGCTTCATGAGGCTGCAGCAGCTTACAAAGTGGACGCTGACGCCATCGCCCTCAAAGTCAAACAGGAGTTTGCTGCCAAGAAAAAGATGAACGCTGCAAAGAAGCCCGTTGCGAAGACCCCACTCAAAGCCGTGCAGAAGGCGAAGGCTGCCTAG
- a CDS encoding carboxypeptidase regulatory-like domain-containing protein — translation MSRTTETISDSKAIGSLWHLLCRRGLAIALVLMLSAGLAATRSVAQAVDATLRGTVRDTSGASIVGAKVVLTEPSTGQVVRQVVSSESGDFEFDELKPGTYALHCDAPGFKGFKAESILLDPGQIRRVDPALPVGALTDEVVVTAGAAVINTEDATISTTFSAKDNDRTPLINTYPSAYSLLTTAAGVQGGHGSTPVFDGQQQQNQSQIFDGIPNDLQGQQTNNSNFFDESTAVTSNAPAESAVPAEISLVTHRGSNSFHGVASYKIYDSVLNASTYLPPAKTPYINHEWNIGVGGPIWKDRAFFYGQWFAERIPLGSNYLINVPSPLMRQGVFTQFTTAIKDPLTGLAFTNNTIPSNRISPVALAIQNTFYPVPTAAYANSLPVNNYPFTFNSYSDLFKADWLMDRVDVNLSKNNSMFFRWLLRDTPYLLNDGVPSAIWTRVRRQQQYAMGDTHIFSSHLANNFRLGLEYDYEVDGTPERGVTPPNGAAVLAAVGLQGSNPSNSIGQGLPNITINGGGVTTAQIHDDAGGVQFDNTVITISDAVDWQVRHHVLKFGFISQRYNNSQGFLNDYGTFVFNGTYSGNAYADFLLGIPQSSARTTPLPTRHQITGNLGFYAQDDYQATKKLTINFGLRWDYYGTPYSPNHLAYNWDPTTGDVIVDPSAVSLVSPLYPSNITVVTGPVQAIPDKANFTPRLGAAYRLSDHSVLRGGYGIYTSRFETPQTSTVPSAFPTFLYNPFELINPQLTAGVTGPFSISQNYVNVVAPGQTPLLQFPNPYPSSTSTAPSQDVYGYPRQSTLGMIQQFSVSYEREVHSFGLRASYVGSRTSGMNYQVNIDQPVASTTPYTSALLPYKQFAHTYETYYNGSAKYDGLQLEATRRAGNFTFHANYSFQRSIANDLNIENPYNVLSHWANDGPTMRHYGAISASYALPFGKGQEYLSQGSPIIGRLAGGWVVTSLTYMGSGIWYSPYFPTGDPSNTGTVGGLPDRIGNPYSFPGGKARLEAFNPAAFAVPLSGKYGNALPNSLEGQRLYLTHLGILKTIPINNRVTFNFNTEISNLFNHPEFQPPFQGNISVAGGNFYSTQLATFTSLERGGPRQITFQGAFRF, via the coding sequence ATGAGCCGGACAACCGAAACAATCAGCGATTCAAAAGCCATTGGAAGCCTTTGGCATCTGCTTTGTCGTCGAGGCTTGGCAATAGCGCTAGTTCTCATGCTTAGTGCCGGTTTAGCCGCAACTCGAAGTGTCGCCCAGGCAGTCGACGCGACTCTCCGAGGCACAGTGAGAGATACCTCCGGTGCCAGCATCGTAGGAGCAAAGGTCGTCCTGACGGAACCCTCTACAGGCCAGGTCGTTCGACAAGTCGTATCCTCGGAGTCCGGTGACTTCGAATTCGACGAACTCAAGCCAGGCACCTATGCACTGCACTGTGATGCGCCAGGGTTCAAGGGGTTCAAGGCTGAGAGCATTCTGCTGGACCCAGGGCAGATTCGACGTGTTGATCCGGCGTTGCCTGTTGGCGCCCTCACTGATGAGGTAGTTGTAACGGCAGGGGCTGCGGTCATCAACACGGAAGACGCTACGATATCCACGACGTTCAGTGCGAAGGATAACGACAGAACGCCTCTGATCAATACTTACCCCAGCGCGTACTCCCTATTGACGACGGCTGCCGGAGTGCAGGGAGGGCATGGATCTACTCCCGTATTCGATGGCCAGCAGCAACAGAACCAATCCCAGATCTTTGATGGAATTCCGAATGATCTACAAGGTCAACAGACCAACAACTCCAACTTCTTCGACGAGTCCACGGCGGTAACCTCCAATGCTCCGGCCGAGAGCGCGGTACCAGCCGAAATCAGTCTAGTCACTCACCGTGGCAGCAACAGTTTCCACGGTGTCGCGAGTTACAAGATCTACGATTCCGTCCTGAATGCTTCAACATATCTACCGCCAGCCAAAACCCCCTACATTAACCACGAATGGAACATTGGAGTGGGTGGCCCCATTTGGAAAGACCGGGCCTTCTTTTACGGACAATGGTTCGCAGAGCGAATTCCTCTTGGATCGAACTACCTCATCAACGTGCCGTCACCGCTAATGCGCCAAGGGGTCTTTACGCAATTTACGACAGCAATCAAAGATCCTCTGACCGGGTTAGCATTTACCAACAACACGATTCCTTCGAATCGTATAAGTCCTGTAGCCCTGGCGATCCAAAACACCTTCTACCCGGTGCCTACCGCGGCCTATGCGAACTCTCTGCCAGTAAATAATTACCCGTTCACCTTCAACTCCTACAGTGATCTATTCAAAGCCGATTGGCTTATGGATCGTGTTGACGTCAACCTTTCAAAGAACAATTCCATGTTTTTTCGGTGGCTGCTCCGGGATACGCCGTATCTACTCAATGATGGAGTTCCGTCAGCTATCTGGACGCGTGTACGTCGCCAGCAGCAGTACGCGATGGGCGATACGCACATCTTTTCTTCGCACCTCGCCAATAACTTCAGATTGGGTTTGGAGTACGACTACGAGGTTGACGGCACGCCGGAACGAGGGGTAACGCCACCAAACGGTGCTGCTGTGCTTGCCGCTGTGGGCTTGCAGGGGTCCAACCCAAGCAACTCGATCGGTCAAGGACTCCCCAACATCACCATCAATGGCGGTGGCGTCACCACGGCCCAAATCCACGACGACGCCGGCGGAGTGCAATTCGATAATACGGTCATTACCATATCGGACGCAGTGGACTGGCAAGTTCGTCATCATGTCCTGAAGTTTGGTTTTATCTCTCAGCGGTACAACAACAGCCAAGGTTTCCTCAATGATTACGGCACGTTCGTCTTCAATGGAACATACTCGGGAAATGCGTACGCCGATTTTCTGTTAGGTATTCCACAATCGAGCGCCCGTACGACTCCACTGCCGACGCGTCATCAAATCACTGGTAATTTGGGCTTCTATGCCCAGGACGATTACCAGGCGACAAAGAAGCTTACGATCAACTTCGGTCTTCGGTGGGACTACTACGGAACCCCTTACTCTCCTAACCACCTTGCATACAACTGGGACCCGACTACGGGCGACGTGATTGTCGATCCATCTGCTGTTTCCCTGGTGAGTCCGCTGTATCCTTCGAACATAACCGTCGTTACTGGGCCTGTTCAGGCCATACCTGACAAGGCGAACTTTACACCGCGTCTCGGTGCCGCCTACCGACTCAGCGATCATTCGGTGCTTCGTGGTGGCTATGGTATCTATACCTCGCGCTTCGAGACACCACAAACTTCTACTGTCCCTTCCGCCTTCCCGACTTTCCTTTACAACCCCTTCGAGCTGATCAATCCGCAACTGACGGCGGGCGTGACGGGACCGTTTTCCATTAGCCAAAACTATGTGAACGTTGTTGCTCCTGGCCAAACACCTCTCTTGCAATTTCCTAATCCCTACCCCTCAAGTACGTCCACTGCTCCCAGCCAAGATGTTTATGGATATCCAAGGCAATCGACTCTTGGGATGATTCAGCAGTTCAGCGTTTCTTATGAAAGGGAAGTCCATAGCTTTGGATTGCGCGCTTCTTATGTAGGTTCTCGGACTTCGGGAATGAACTACCAGGTAAATATAGACCAGCCGGTAGCGAGCACAACTCCATATACTTCTGCCCTATTGCCATACAAGCAGTTTGCGCACACGTATGAGACCTATTACAACGGAAGCGCAAAATATGACGGCCTTCAACTTGAAGCGACTCGGCGAGCAGGTAACTTTACCTTCCATGCAAACTACAGCTTCCAGCGGAGCATCGCCAACGATCTAAACATTGAGAACCCCTATAACGTGCTCAGTCATTGGGCCAATGACGGCCCAACCATGCGCCATTACGGAGCCATCAGCGCGTCCTATGCTCTGCCATTCGGCAAAGGCCAGGAATACCTTTCGCAGGGATCTCCGATTATTGGGAGGCTAGCGGGAGGCTGGGTCGTCACCTCGCTCACCTATATGGGGTCAGGAATTTGGTATTCGCCCTATTTCCCAACCGGGGATCCTTCCAATACGGGAACCGTCGGGGGCCTCCCCGACCGGATCGGCAACCCGTATTCGTTCCCTGGCGGAAAGGCACGTCTGGAAGCGTTCAACCCTGCTGCATTTGCAGTCCCTCTGAGCGGCAAATATGGCAATGCTTTACCGAACAGTCTGGAGGGCCAGCGCTTATACCTAACTCACTTAGGGATACTGAAGACTATTCCCATCAACAATCGCGTTACGTTCAACTTCAATACCGAGATATCGAACCTCTTCAACCACCCGGAGTTCCAGCCACCGTTCCAAGGAAATATTTCGGTAGCTGGCGGTAATTTCTATTCGACACAGCTTGCCACCTTCACCTCGCTTGAGCGTGGAGGTCCACGACAAATCACATTCCAAGGGGCATTCAGATTCTAA
- a CDS encoding phosphodiester glycosidase family protein: MTSKQLTTGVSYYQIKRGEIDPSAFWTVNMGFFPTYAAAKLESDNLLRFAVAPRIDPSAGKKLGGSVLGYWLSVGKYISRVDASDAAAHVAAVSGGMYKPIVRNTALGGYPTRGPWVINVLAIRPSETTSELAIVPAGQDNLGADGETVSVAAARLGALAATNGSFFSNINPFHAPLPPRSPLGATVINGNLIATAAGGRPGVIIEKTNNGHQTVRILRKLTTYVTVSDQNNDGAEIEAIDRPILGTVVNCGVPAGSPDIRPEHDSVCKNDNDLVMYDGLYHRGASSNAQVDPHYRGSSYELLVDRSGTVTKGQDSLGLAPPPGGYVLQGLGKSAVWLRAHSAQGTKLRVARRLFADGVEVGLHSGMSVLEGGPLLSDSNLTGAADQEGFGPRSNGFDGGDANGSVPNNWYNGWFVSRNARTALGITEGGTVLIVEIDGRQPTLSLGASIPETAAVMRWLGATSAINLDGGGSSNMVVNGISVGHPSDVQGERGVGDLLMILPK, encoded by the coding sequence GTGACATCAAAACAACTCACAACAGGCGTTTCCTACTATCAAATCAAACGTGGTGAGATTGACCCATCAGCCTTTTGGACCGTAAACATGGGATTTTTCCCTACGTATGCGGCGGCCAAGCTTGAATCGGATAACCTCTTGCGCTTCGCGGTGGCTCCACGCATCGATCCATCCGCGGGGAAAAAACTGGGTGGAAGTGTGTTGGGTTACTGGCTCTCCGTAGGAAAATACATTTCGCGAGTGGACGCGAGCGACGCGGCGGCTCATGTTGCAGCAGTTTCTGGCGGCATGTACAAACCAATCGTTCGCAATACAGCACTTGGCGGCTATCCAACTCGCGGGCCCTGGGTCATCAATGTCCTTGCAATCCGTCCCTCCGAAACGACTTCGGAACTTGCGATTGTGCCTGCGGGGCAAGACAACCTGGGGGCTGATGGGGAGACTGTCTCGGTGGCCGCGGCAAGATTAGGTGCGCTCGCTGCGACCAACGGAAGTTTTTTTTCAAACATCAATCCGTTCCATGCACCACTGCCTCCTCGCTCCCCTTTGGGCGCAACAGTCATCAACGGCAACCTGATCGCCACAGCAGCCGGGGGCAGGCCGGGCGTAATCATTGAGAAAACAAACAATGGGCATCAAACGGTCAGGATACTAAGAAAGTTGACGACCTACGTCACCGTTAGCGATCAGAATAACGACGGTGCCGAAATTGAGGCTATTGACCGTCCGATCCTCGGAACCGTTGTCAATTGCGGCGTTCCTGCTGGGTCGCCAGATATCAGACCGGAGCATGATTCCGTCTGCAAAAATGACAACGATCTTGTTATGTATGACGGTTTATATCATCGCGGAGCATCCTCGAATGCACAAGTCGACCCTCATTACCGAGGGTCGTCTTACGAGCTGCTGGTAGACAGAAGCGGAACCGTGACCAAAGGACAAGACTCGTTAGGATTGGCACCACCACCAGGCGGCTATGTTCTACAGGGACTAGGCAAGAGCGCGGTATGGCTCCGTGCGCATTCTGCCCAAGGAACAAAGCTGCGCGTAGCGAGAAGACTATTCGCTGACGGGGTAGAAGTCGGACTCCATTCGGGGATGTCGGTACTCGAAGGCGGTCCACTGCTTTCCGATTCCAACCTCACAGGTGCTGCCGATCAAGAAGGCTTTGGTCCTCGTTCGAACGGCTTTGATGGGGGCGACGCAAATGGAAGCGTGCCCAACAATTGGTACAACGGATGGTTCGTGTCCCGTAACGCTCGTACTGCCCTGGGCATTACGGAAGGCGGCACAGTGCTGATCGTCGAAATCGATGGCCGCCAGCCAACGCTAAGCCTTGGTGCTTCCATTCCTGAGACAGCGGCCGTAATGAGGTGGCTAGGAGCTACATCCGCCATCAACCTCGATGGCGGGGGCTCTAGCAACATGGTGGTAAACGGGATTTCAGTTGGCCACCCGTCCGATGTTCAGGGTGAGCGGGGAGTCGGAGACCTCTTGATGATCTTGCCAAAGTAG
- the tcuC gene encoding tricarballylate/proton symporter TcuC: MQNNAANTPDSISTRNVPISTVSRLKSVIGVASGNALEMYDFMIFGYYAKWIARAFFPLQNEVNSLLLTLATFGAGFLMRPLGAVLLGGYTDRHGRRAGLLLTLSLMAIGTATIALTPSYSTIGLAASLIVVTGRLLQGLSAGAELGAASVYLSEIAPEGLRGLYVSFQSASQQVSVMGAAVMGIVLVKCLPEEAIGRWGWRLPLLVGCALIPFLFWIRQSMTETRPVSVGSRRLSGREVLGSLVADWRIILIATLFTTLTTTAFYFITVYTLTFGVTELRLASKDALTVTLFVGLLNVVVLPVMGRISDRVGRRGLLWSASLLFLVSAYPTMLWLVAAPSFARLLTVELWFAFLYASYNAAMVVYLTEFMPPKVRATSFALAYSTATALFGGFTPFVCTYVIKETGNKAAPGLWLSFAALIAVCAVASTYLRRSLVSRSSYSWNSVF; the protein is encoded by the coding sequence ATGCAGAACAATGCCGCGAACACTCCCGACAGCATATCGACCAGAAATGTGCCGATTAGCACCGTCTCTCGTCTGAAATCCGTTATCGGCGTAGCGAGCGGAAATGCTCTCGAGATGTATGATTTTATGATTTTTGGCTACTACGCCAAATGGATCGCTCGGGCATTCTTCCCGCTTCAGAATGAAGTCAACTCTTTGCTGCTCACGCTTGCTACATTCGGCGCGGGTTTTCTAATGCGCCCCCTTGGGGCGGTGCTCCTGGGCGGCTACACCGACCGCCATGGTCGCCGTGCTGGTTTGCTGCTAACACTGAGTTTGATGGCCATTGGAACGGCGACTATCGCACTGACACCGAGTTACAGCACCATCGGCTTGGCTGCTTCATTGATTGTGGTAACTGGCAGGCTCCTGCAAGGCTTGTCGGCTGGTGCGGAGCTTGGTGCAGCATCGGTATATCTCTCAGAGATCGCTCCTGAAGGGCTTAGGGGGCTTTATGTCAGCTTTCAGTCGGCAAGCCAGCAAGTGTCAGTGATGGGCGCCGCAGTGATGGGCATTGTCCTAGTAAAGTGTCTGCCTGAAGAGGCCATTGGTCGATGGGGATGGCGTCTTCCACTACTCGTAGGTTGTGCTCTGATTCCATTTCTGTTCTGGATTCGCCAATCAATGACTGAGACACGCCCGGTTTCAGTAGGCAGTCGCAGATTGTCGGGAAGAGAAGTGCTCGGATCCTTAGTCGCAGACTGGCGGATCATTCTCATTGCAACGTTGTTTACAACTTTGACCACGACGGCCTTCTATTTCATTACGGTCTACACTCTGACGTTTGGAGTGACGGAATTGCGATTGGCGTCGAAGGACGCACTGACGGTCACTCTCTTTGTCGGTCTCTTGAATGTGGTCGTTTTACCAGTTATGGGCCGTATATCGGATCGCGTGGGGCGCCGCGGTTTGCTCTGGTCTGCATCGCTGCTCTTTCTCGTGTCGGCGTACCCGACTATGCTCTGGCTAGTTGCAGCACCCTCCTTCGCACGGCTGCTTACCGTCGAACTCTGGTTTGCATTTCTCTATGCGAGCTACAACGCGGCGATGGTTGTGTATCTGACGGAGTTCATGCCTCCTAAGGTCCGTGCCACGAGCTTCGCTCTCGCTTACAGCACAGCCACGGCGTTGTTCGGGGGCTTTACCCCGTTCGTCTGTACGTACGTCATCAAGGAGACGGGGAATAAAGCTGCACCTGGCTTATGGTTATCGTTTGCTGCGCTCATAGCTGTTTGTGCTGTCGCATCGACCTACCTGAGACGGTCTCTTGTGAGTAGAAGTTCCTACTCTTGGAACAGCGTGTTCTAA
- a CDS encoding LysR family transcriptional regulator, with protein MSPPEVRLQIAALTLAEELNFTRAAARLKITQPALSKQIAELENQLGFAVFKRNQKRVELTDAGQVFIRGCRDAFAILEKSVRVARSTHDEVQPLITIGHSPYVDPALISAILSTHLPLYPDLRLRMESMFALDLSHSVLAAELDLAIITEPSENPHLTLVQLATPLLSSVSRAAASAVSAPSS; from the coding sequence TTGTCTCCGCCTGAGGTTCGCCTTCAAATCGCCGCTCTTACTCTCGCCGAAGAGCTTAATTTCACGAGAGCGGCAGCTCGGCTGAAGATTACTCAGCCGGCCTTGAGTAAACAGATCGCTGAACTAGAGAATCAGCTTGGATTCGCAGTATTCAAGCGAAATCAGAAGCGCGTCGAGCTGACGGATGCTGGCCAGGTATTCATTCGTGGGTGCAGGGATGCTTTCGCCATACTCGAAAAGTCGGTACGCGTCGCACGCTCAACCCACGATGAGGTGCAGCCTCTTATCACTATTGGTCATAGCCCCTACGTTGACCCGGCTCTGATCTCTGCGATCTTGAGCACACATCTCCCGCTCTATCCCGATCTGCGGCTCCGCATGGAGAGCATGTTCGCTCTCGATTTGTCTCACAGCGTCCTAGCTGCGGAACTAGACTTGGCGATCATCACCGAGCCCTCTGAGAATCCTCATCTGACGCTTGTTCAACTCGCAACCCCATTGCTCTCGTCCGTATCAAGGGCGGCAGCAAGCGCCGTCAGCGCCCCATCATCCTGA
- a CDS encoding tyrosine-type recombinase/integrase, protein MVQIAQCLGLRVSEIAALQWDDFDFEKNQLLVQRSFVSGRVDDVKTEYSQDYVPLHPSLTKIVSAWSKQAVPTAEGWVFANPITNRPYHPTEIQKRHFRPSGCCLVACPTCGAAPGVWCWQGQPTANGKRVLIHDTRKVAAGKLGEIGWHTFRHTYRSWLDETGAPMKVQQELMRHASIQTTMNIYGQAMSSSKREANGKVVEMVLKPVAASA, encoded by the coding sequence ATGGTCCAGATCGCCCAATGCCTCGGTCTTCGCGTGAGCGAGATTGCGGCGCTTCAGTGGGACGACTTCGATTTTGAGAAAAATCAACTCCTCGTGCAACGGAGCTTCGTGAGCGGGCGAGTGGATGACGTCAAGACCGAATACTCCCAAGACTATGTTCCTTTGCATCCGTCCCTAACCAAGATCGTCTCGGCTTGGAGCAAGCAAGCCGTGCCCACCGCAGAAGGGTGGGTCTTCGCGAACCCGATAACGAACCGACCGTACCACCCGACCGAGATCCAGAAGCGGCATTTTCGCCCTTCGGGATGCTGTTTGGTCGCGTGTCCGACGTGCGGTGCGGCGCCGGGCGTGTGGTGCTGGCAGGGTCAGCCCACGGCAAACGGCAAGCGGGTTCTGATCCACGACACACGCAAGGTTGCGGCAGGGAAGCTCGGAGAGATCGGCTGGCACACGTTCCGCCACACGTACCGTTCGTGGCTGGACGAGACCGGAGCTCCGATGAAGGTGCAGCAGGAATTGATGCGTCATGCCTCCATCCAGACGACGATGAACATCTATGGACAGGCCATGTCGTCATCGAAGCGGGAAGCGAATGGAAAGGTCGTCGAAATGGTGCTCAAGCCAGTCGCAGCGAGCGCCTGA
- the pdxT gene encoding pyridoxal 5'-phosphate synthase glutaminase subunit PdxT translates to MTTQSANPPLTIGVLALQGAYDAHVNTLISLGATAKLVRTPQDIAGLDGLIMPGGESTTMLKFLERNDFFATLQTFVQTTPTFGTCAGAILLATDVQHPPQRSLAALDITVERNAYGRQNDSAILTAETTLPGGPLEMVFIRAPRITRTGPAVEILATRDGFPTLIRQGHLLAATFHPELSHDPRVHQLFLNIIHKTA, encoded by the coding sequence ATGACAACACAATCTGCCAATCCGCCTCTCACCATCGGCGTCCTCGCCCTCCAAGGTGCCTACGACGCCCACGTCAACACCCTCATCTCCCTCGGAGCCACCGCAAAGCTCGTCCGCACTCCCCAAGACATCGCCGGATTAGACGGCCTCATCATGCCCGGCGGCGAATCCACCACCATGCTCAAATTCCTCGAGCGCAATGACTTCTTCGCCACCCTCCAGACCTTCGTCCAAACCACTCCCACCTTCGGCACCTGCGCCGGAGCCATCCTCCTCGCCACCGACGTCCAACACCCACCTCAAAGATCCCTCGCCGCACTCGACATCACCGTCGAGCGCAACGCCTACGGCCGCCAGAACGACTCCGCCATCCTCACCGCCGAAACCACCCTGCCCGGCGGCCCACTCGAGATGGTCTTCATCCGCGCCCCCCGCATCACCCGCACCGGCCCCGCGGTCGAAATCCTCGCCACCCGCGATGGCTTCCCTACCCTCATCCGGCAAGGCCATCTCCTCGCCGCCACCTTCCACCCCGAGCTCTCCCACGACCCCCGCGTCCACCAACTCTTCCTCAATATCATCCACAAAACCGCATGA
- a CDS encoding DUF4440 domain-containing protein produces MSHPNQNLAAHLRQLEEQLFEPSTRRNPEALASLLADDFREFGSSGRIFTRQQIIDELATESSRRITLTDFHCQLLSPNIALVTYRSQRITDTEPPVEALRSSLWIERDNRWQVLFHQGTRI; encoded by the coding sequence ATGAGCCATCCCAACCAAAATTTAGCCGCCCACCTCCGCCAGCTAGAAGAACAACTCTTCGAACCCTCAACCCGCCGCAACCCCGAAGCCCTCGCTTCTCTCCTCGCCGACGACTTCCGCGAGTTCGGCAGCTCCGGCCGCATCTTCACCCGCCAGCAGATCATCGACGAGCTGGCAACCGAATCCTCGCGCCGCATCACCCTCACCGACTTTCACTGCCAGCTTCTCTCTCCAAACATAGCCCTCGTCACCTATCGCTCCCAACGCATCACCGACACCGAGCCACCCGTCGAAGCCCTCCGCAGCTCCCTCTGGATCGAGCGCGACAACCGCTGGCAGGTCCTCTTCCATCAAGGCACCCGCATCTAA
- a CDS encoding cupredoxin domain-containing protein has protein sequence MIPLTMPHPVAPHALLSGLFRNLPWPLPQDASAHGPALDLHLFLNLWIALGLFALAHLLLLIGLLRRRSPEPSEDRIWRIEYLPLAALALLFIALAVQAERLWAATRYTGADPAALQVEVTGMQFAWYFRYPGTDATFGTTQPQLVSAAEGNPLGIDPSDPHSHDDLVTSELVLPAGREVDLRLHAQDVIHGFAIPEMRLKQNAVPGQTIHIHFTPTQPGTYAILCTQLCGLGHYRMNANLRVLPPADFAQWIAEKEKAQP, from the coding sequence GTGATCCCGCTCACCATGCCGCACCCCGTCGCGCCGCATGCATTGCTCTCGGGCCTATTCCGCAATCTCCCGTGGCCGCTCCCACAAGACGCCAGCGCCCACGGCCCCGCGCTCGACCTCCACCTCTTCCTCAATCTCTGGATCGCCCTCGGACTCTTCGCCCTCGCGCATCTTCTGCTGCTCATCGGCCTCCTGCGCCGCCGCAGCCCCGAGCCATCAGAAGACCGCATCTGGCGTATCGAATACCTTCCCCTAGCCGCGCTCGCCCTCCTCTTCATCGCTCTCGCAGTCCAGGCCGAGCGCCTCTGGGCCGCCACCCGCTACACCGGAGCCGATCCCGCAGCCCTCCAGGTCGAAGTCACCGGCATGCAGTTCGCCTGGTACTTCCGCTACCCCGGCACCGACGCCACCTTCGGTACCACCCAACCGCAGCTCGTCTCCGCCGCCGAAGGCAATCCCCTCGGCATCGACCCATCCGACCCGCACAGCCACGACGACCTCGTCACCTCCGAGCTCGTCCTTCCCGCAGGCCGCGAAGTCGACCTCCGCCTCCACGCGCAGGACGTCATCCACGGCTTCGCCATCCCCGAGATGCGCCTCAAGCAAAACGCCGTCCCCGGCCAGACCATCCACATCCACTTCACCCCCACCCAACCCGGAACCTACGCCATCCTCTGCACCCAGCTCTGCGGCCTCGGCCACTATCGCATGAACGCCAACCTCCGCGTCCTTCCCCCCGCCGACTTCGCCCAATGGATCGCCGAGAAAGAGAAGGCGCAGCCATGA